In a single window of the Streptomyces sp. NBC_00285 genome:
- a CDS encoding fumarate reductase/succinate dehydrogenase flavoprotein subunit produces MTYVDYTTGSALTDDKAPAGPVNERWDKRRFEAKLVNPANRRKHTVIVVGTGLAGGSAGATLAEQGYHVVQFCYQDSPRRAHSIAAQGGINAAKNYRNDGDSIHRLFYDTVKGGDFRARESNVHRLAQISVEIIDQCVAQGVPFAREYGGLLDTRSFGGVQVSRTFYARGQTGQQLLLGAYQALSRQIAAGNIEMHPRTEMLDLIVVDGRARGIVARDLVTGSIDTYFADAVVLASGGYGNVFYLSTNAMNSNATAVWRAHRRGAHFANPCFTQIHPTCIPRTGEHQSKLTLMSESLRNDGRIWVPKARGDDRPPNRIPEDERDYYLERIYPSFGNLVPRDIASRAAKNVCDEGRGVGPGGQGVYLDFADAIERMGRGAVEAKYGNLFDMYQRITDEDPYEVPMRIYPAVHYTMGGLWVDYDLQTTVPGLFAIGEANFSDHGANRLGASALMQGLADGYFVLPATINDYLARNPHQDTVNGEHPAVQEVLAETEDRLNLLLAVDGDRTPDSFHRELGELMWEFCGMARTDSGLRKALERIPQIREEFWRRIKVPGTGEEFNQSLEKANRVVDYLELAELMCLDALHRAESCGGHFREESQTPDGEAARRDEEFTYAAAWEFTGTGQAPVLHREDLVFEYVHPTQRSYA; encoded by the coding sequence ATGACCTACGTCGACTACACGACCGGCTCGGCGCTGACAGACGACAAGGCACCCGCCGGGCCCGTCAACGAGCGCTGGGACAAGCGCCGTTTCGAGGCGAAGCTGGTCAACCCCGCCAACCGCCGCAAGCACACCGTGATCGTCGTCGGGACGGGTCTGGCGGGCGGCTCCGCCGGGGCCACGCTCGCCGAACAGGGCTACCACGTCGTCCAGTTCTGCTACCAGGACTCCCCGCGCCGGGCCCACTCCATCGCCGCGCAGGGCGGCATCAACGCGGCCAAGAACTACCGCAACGACGGCGACTCGATCCACCGGCTGTTCTACGACACCGTCAAGGGCGGCGACTTCAGGGCGCGGGAGTCCAACGTGCACCGCCTGGCGCAGATCTCGGTGGAGATCATCGACCAGTGCGTGGCACAGGGCGTGCCCTTCGCCCGGGAGTACGGCGGTCTGCTCGACACCCGTTCCTTCGGCGGAGTGCAGGTATCCCGGACCTTCTACGCCCGCGGCCAGACGGGTCAGCAGCTCCTGCTCGGCGCCTACCAGGCACTCAGCAGGCAGATTGCCGCCGGGAACATCGAGATGCACCCGCGCACCGAGATGCTCGACCTGATCGTCGTCGACGGACGGGCCCGCGGGATCGTGGCGCGCGATCTGGTCACCGGGAGCATCGACACCTACTTCGCGGACGCGGTGGTGCTGGCCTCCGGCGGCTACGGCAACGTCTTCTACCTCTCGACCAACGCCATGAACTCCAACGCGACGGCCGTGTGGCGGGCCCATCGCCGCGGCGCCCACTTCGCCAACCCCTGCTTCACACAGATCCATCCGACGTGCATCCCGCGCACCGGCGAGCACCAGTCCAAGCTCACCCTGATGAGCGAGTCGCTGCGCAACGACGGCCGGATCTGGGTGCCGAAGGCCAGGGGCGACGACCGTCCGCCGAACAGGATCCCCGAGGACGAGCGCGACTACTACCTGGAACGCATCTACCCGTCCTTCGGCAACCTGGTCCCACGCGACATCGCCTCCCGCGCAGCCAAGAACGTCTGCGACGAGGGCAGGGGCGTCGGCCCCGGCGGACAGGGCGTCTACCTCGACTTCGCCGACGCCATCGAGCGGATGGGCCGGGGGGCCGTGGAGGCGAAGTACGGCAACCTCTTCGACATGTACCAGCGGATCACCGACGAGGATCCGTACGAGGTGCCGATGCGGATCTATCCCGCCGTGCACTACACGATGGGCGGACTGTGGGTCGACTACGACCTCCAGACCACCGTCCCCGGCCTGTTCGCGATCGGCGAGGCCAACTTCTCCGACCACGGGGCGAACCGCCTGGGCGCCTCCGCACTGATGCAGGGCCTCGCCGACGGCTACTTCGTGCTGCCTGCGACCATCAACGACTACCTCGCCCGCAACCCGCACCAGGACACGGTGAACGGCGAACACCCCGCCGTGCAGGAGGTGTTGGCGGAGACCGAGGACCGGCTCAACCTGCTCCTCGCCGTCGACGGCGACCGCACCCCCGACTCCTTCCACCGTGAACTCGGTGAACTCATGTGGGAGTTCTGCGGGATGGCACGCACCGACTCCGGTCTGCGCAAGGCACTTGAACGCATCCCGCAGATCCGCGAGGAGTTCTGGCGCCGCATCAAGGTCCCGGGCACCGGCGAGGAGTTCAACCAGTCGCTGGAGAAGGCGAATCGCGTCGTCGACTACCTGGAGCTCGCCGAGCTGATGTGCCTCGACGCGCTGCACCGCGCCGAGTCCTGCGGGGGCCACTTCCGCGAGGAGTCCCAGACACCCGATGGTGAAGCCGCCCGCAGGGACGAGGAGTTCACCTACGCGGCCGCCTGGGAGTTCACCGGCACCGGCCAAGCTCCCGTCCTGCACAGGGAAGACCTGGTCTTCGAGTATGTCCACCCCACTCAGCGGAGCTACGCATGA
- a CDS encoding succinate dehydrogenase/fumarate reductase iron-sulfur subunit codes for MKLTLRVWRQRHADADGAMSTYEVDGISSDMSFLEMLDTLNEELILRGEDPVAFDHDCREGICGACSLVINGDAHGPERTTTCQLHMRSFSDGDTIDIEPWRASAFPVIKDLVVDRSAFDRIIQAGGYVTAPTGAAPEAHATPVPKPDADFAFEHAECIGCGACVAACPNGAAMLFTSAKVNHLNVLPQGAPERETRVLDMVAQMDDEGFGGCTLAGECATACPKGIPLVSITSMNREWLRATRKVGKR; via the coding sequence ATGAAGCTCACCCTGCGCGTCTGGCGACAGCGCCACGCCGACGCCGACGGCGCGATGTCCACGTACGAGGTGGACGGCATCTCGTCCGACATGTCCTTCCTGGAGATGCTGGACACCCTCAACGAGGAGCTCATCCTGCGCGGTGAGGACCCCGTCGCCTTCGACCACGACTGCCGTGAGGGCATCTGCGGCGCGTGTTCGCTGGTGATCAACGGGGACGCGCACGGGCCCGAACGCACCACCACCTGCCAGTTGCACATGCGGTCCTTCTCGGACGGCGACACGATCGACATCGAGCCGTGGCGGGCCTCCGCGTTCCCGGTGATCAAGGACCTGGTCGTCGACCGGTCGGCCTTCGACCGGATCATCCAGGCCGGTGGCTACGTCACCGCGCCCACCGGGGCGGCTCCGGAGGCGCATGCCACGCCGGTGCCGAAACCGGACGCCGACTTCGCCTTCGAGCATGCCGAGTGCATCGGATGCGGGGCATGTGTGGCCGCGTGCCCCAACGGGGCGGCGATGCTCTTCACCTCGGCCAAGGTCAACCACCTGAACGTGCTGCCGCAGGGCGCGCCCGAACGGGAGACGCGGGTGCTGGACATGGTGGCGCAGATGGACGACGAGGGCTTCGGAGGGTGCACCCTGGCGGGCGAGTGCGCGACCGCCTGCCCCAAGGGGATTCCGCTGGTGTCCATCACGAGCATGAACAGGGAATGGCTGCGGGCCACGCGCAAGGTGGGGAAGCGGTAG